In one Melospiza melodia melodia isolate bMelMel2 chromosome 5, bMelMel2.pri, whole genome shotgun sequence genomic region, the following are encoded:
- the BOD1L1 gene encoding biorientation of chromosomes in cell division protein 1-like 1 isoform X2 produces MATNPQPPPPPPPPPQQPPPLPGAGGGAAEPELVSMIVNHLKSQGLFDQFRRDCLADVDTKPAYQNLRQRVDNFVSNHLATHTWSPHLNKNQLRNNIRQQVLKSGMLESGIDRIISQVVDPKINHTFRPQVEKAVHEFLATLNHKEEAGPSASPSEEKADASVTVQGVTATTSSANVASDAMSILETITSLNQEASAARASTETSNPKNNDKVAKKLSSQQSVDGSTDKERNAEDLPDKAICDLSGEGAETLAKCEDLNELPCQSEETKNSAKDANTFTSKDIPQESEDVKSKLLDKSDRKSESSEKSERRKEKKEKLDKKSDHSKKSDDTTKSKEEKQAKESEPVKHLVPEKNSNKHKTTESTKEENMLIDSDVDVLSDITVSSVHTSDLSSFEEESEEEPVISDSTEEGEITSDEEEKSSQSKTKPQELSDGRAKPVRHAYVRKPFLYSKYFSDSDDERTVEQRRQSIAKEKEERLLRRRINRERLEEKRKQKAAEKTKSLKTGNQNVKGKSGLQLEEPSSKSLESKTAGTSIKDVLKEQKFLEKKVALSRKRKRDSRHAEDSCRKKNEPSEEDSKEIQKTNETSEKNSSKELKHHHGKNEVCKQLRRLSEWGHLAEESKSDSKAEKEHKRKTSTSLHADGAQQDSETRDPKKQLDKVEVNTEEVQKQKSISKNEKHPKKDTDTEIQHMRNSAKKEAKSYRDKNEKDRTALEDKLPLKHKYKGDGIHKSGEDVELHSFERSLKGEDGGQKHNQQIKVSSDDKSERKSKHRSERKVSVTGKDGKNPSESTLKAEELLRKENKKDRHLSTDKPRAECKTKRSLSDSKPQKDSLSASKQPGSASHRRSESYSEDKREIESTNSDSNVKLEDGVHKDRRRSKSLAEDKILLKSKSKSHSKQFKASETELQELTKQDTGQKLDKDKSMEDNDSDKQQKSRNEDKGLEESGAEFQLASGPQSTQGSQKDFSHRVKLHSGEKGAVKEKYRGDKDLSNSKLERRFSAEGHKSRNLKHSTKEIKKKEESIKLEDKDTKEMDSGHERLSNVTMAVDKKQSKKVSCENRKGSISNQDLLKEGKQSVSTTESSQVPASQKATMNNDDLHAGHEEELIELDLKKTKAQEASNIDGKNIQNSLHATDAKCAVKQKVSRSISNKELKHSLADPVPCESQFLPAAEKTVEQDTSNKQVGALDSLSKKASMAQGPSKQGAYKTSTVYETSGRILKNASSKDQASKDSRRPKNLKTVINSNSDDVPLAINSSREDAADAKSIDMDTSDSTDSLGTVSKECHNSEGTSLLEDAFLMKNDTAQVVYMEQDRAVPSSVMKDGDNTIVANSTGKGNEVSRPDEQAREDSTAGVCRREDYNEAAKSDGSQKRKLKRKEGNLMSGKTEDHGATKELTRRKGRECLNIDPSTKGERSTIMDSVEKNKVHDTDNMIQSSSVLVPEGVPEESFKGPVLANGQEGTNVVGMDKNESNAVGTSAGSSKLSLLYSSLQKTPASAIGTSTEKITESTAMATSTGGEGAEGTSHSGKDSDATTTCSEEGEVTVICTSIEADEGFTTGIWVKRSEDCSSVTGADVGDCTVAAAEEGGGSVVTEGLAESESFLTSTEGEANGDCTMVDAEEGGKDLVNPSGVEIEDSVNSAGTEEKDDAVTSAGSEEKPKTSTCVDTGKLESSVSCLVEMESDGAVTSAGTETGEGSTSGDNSGEFRGNVTAGQVKEHESTVTCTGAEERGHNFIVCSVTGTDTQGESTVTGACVAVVTDNSATAGTSGDKSEDIVNGESAVTSTGITPEDDAEISAVCTGIEDSSEGFVVCLETEKCESLMDSTRAKEETSITTVSVGLCDDEGFVTSTGSKEEDEEGEDIVSSTGRGNEENEHASTCTGVESESALICISAEEGESSIICIVAEQMEAESGVAGTDTNKLTVDSMTSAEKEANCGTDGRSDKGIVESSVTSASAADEGALAAQTGKHEGTLLPSDAGECEGPMTSAMAMQDKTQFGAEDKHENAMTSFDSRGLDASISSAVPKDEASLTPADREVKVKGDVISTSTVEDAPLHSATDAEEGPLAVARVNERGENSMILIDSEDTVPMPSTAAEFQECVNTSSSKQEKDECAMISTSIVEEFEAPMSSAAIEYDCQIPSVKTEEINENTMVSVDMEVYEVPMPSESSTGGGDNGDDGSHPAASGKEEKDECAMISTSVVEEQVILMSSEVTEEVIQHISDTESKNETLMISTSSAECFEAPMSSVAVQDENKLTASETEGRYEAAMITTSMTEECEIVLISAAPQAESQLIVAGDEGAILSPNASEECRVVETTATVDEQFGLTAFNADGKNKGSVIIVEECGAPVLRVATDSEDQHTASNVEDKEEGAVITLSTMEECDSLFTFTVIEENQLPAESTEVKDKSEEIFDTANQIECMLSTTGPEKNENSLLVIGRENETRESGVRTESAASQATADSEITEADENAVNLVSVDEALCVEISTETVESPSPEAGGDDEQAEDVLHEDDTSELSSMISEAAKESEAVKNVNYQLNSNVLLESDSPEVRTSLPKTQVLSLVSANEVTVNTNHGEVTTEAKLGKKRDLTSLPVEKLCDSDDKTSLVKTGDTGTEVTVQKSNATFNSGNNAALPKSTEELESTLRTDKSQQPESARSEEGSVDLQTKELQKDIPQRNIPLERETSHVENLATQITEEHRSGGIQLKSPEKMDEKKCNKQISQDVLKDDEQSQCSKMKPGNVKDVISGDAAEVSKEIDVTQTPPRSTVEGKDEPNFEREMSEKKKHSPESNENSPEENQPVVVKRKRGRPRKYPLEAVQPGGGESKADMSTGNPQSPTSASRGKTPQTGTDISNKKETTNEDEAEKAELVVRKRGRKPRRSLVQSEETETLEPEKKRRKLTSSEDELKEQEEGEEEDGEEDDDAHSGATTRSATRLEAQRKKASKPTTRATSKGSSPSSVSPRKRQKLAAKKRSPSDTKINKSPPLTQLKVQSAKRKREDSPTVVRRKGQQKAEEAPLKKAKR; encoded by the exons atggccaccaacccccagcccccgccgcccccgccgccgccccctcagcagccgccgccgctgccgggggcggggggcggcgccgCCGAGCCCGAGCTGGTCTCCATGATCGTTAACCACCTCAAGAGCCAGGGGCTCTTCGACCAGTTCCGCCGCGACTGCTTGGCCGACGTGGACACCAAG CCTGCCTACCAGAATTTGAGACAGCGCGTTGACAACTTTGTTTCCAACCACTTGGCAACTCATACCTGGAGCCCTCATCTCAACAAGAACCAGCTGAGAAATAACATTAGACAGCAGGTTCTCAA GTCTGGAATGTTGGAATCAGGAATTGACAGAATTATTTCTCAGGTTGTGGACCCAAAGATCAACCACACATTCAGACCTCAGGTGGAAAAAGCTGTCCATGAATTTTTAGCCACATTGAATCACAAAGAGGAGGCAGGCCCCAGTGCGTCTCCAAGTGAGGAGAAAGCAGATGCTTCTGTTACAGTACAAG GTGTCACTGCTACAACTTCAAGTGCTAATGTAGCTAGTGATGCAATGTCCATTTTGGAAACAATAACTTCTCTTAATCAAGAAGCAAGTGCTGCCAGGGCTTCCACAGAGACCTCCAATCCCAAGAACAATGACAAAGTTGCAAAAAAACTCTCATCTCAGCAGAGTGTGGATGGTAGTACTGATAAAGAGAGAAATGCAGAGGACTTGCCAGACAAAGCAATTTGTGACCTTTCTGGAGAAGGGGCTGAAACACTTGCAAAGTGTGAAGATTTAAATGAGCTTCCCTGCCAAAGTGAAGAAACAAAAAATTCAGCAAAGGATGCTAATACGTTTACAAGTAAAGATATTCCACAGGAAAGTGAAGATGTGAAGAGTAAATTATTGGATAAATCTGAcaggaaatcagagagcagtgaaaaaagtgaaagaagaaaagaaaagaaggaaaagcttgacAAGAAATCTGATCATTCAAAGAAAAGTGATGATACTACAAAgtcaaaagaagaaaagcaagcaaaagaGTCGGAACCAGTGAAACACTTAGTTCCAGAAAAAAATAGCAATAAACACAAAACAACTGAAAGCACTAAAGAAG aaaaCATGTTAATAGATTCAGATGTGGATGTACTCAGTGACATCACGGTCAGCTCTGTCCACACCAGTGACCTTTCTTCCTTTGAAGAGGAGAGCGAAGAGGAGCCTGTGATTTCTGACAGTACTGAAGAGGGGGAGATCACATCAG ATGAAGAGGAGAAAAGCAGCCAAAGTAAGACGAAGCCGCAGGAGCTGAGCGATGGGAGAGCCAAGCCCGTGCGCCACGCGTACGTGCGCAAGCCGTTCCTCTACTCCAAGTACTTCAGTGACTCTGACGATGAGCGAACCGTGGAGCAGCGCCGGCAGTCCATT GCCAAAGAAAAAGAGGAGAGACTCCTCAGAAGACGAATTAACAGAGAGAGACTTGAAGAAAAACGTAAACAGAAGGCTGCAGAAAAGACAAAATCCCTAAAAACTGGAAATCAGAATGTTAAAG GAAAAAGTGGCTTGCAATTAGAAGAACCTTCATCAAAAAGTCTAGAGTCAAAAACAGCTGGTACCAGCATTAAGGATGTGCTTAAAGAACAgaaatttttggaaaaaaaagtggccctgagcagaaaaagaaaaagagattcaAG GCATGCTGAAGATagctgcagaaagaaaaatgagccaTCTGAAGAAGATTCTAAAGAAATACAAAAGACAAATGAG ACCTCTGAAAAAAATTCTTCCAAAGAATTGAAGCACCATCATGGAAAAAATGAAGTCTGTAAACAACTTAGAAGACTTTCGGAATGGGGGCATTTGGCTGAGGAAAGCAAAAGTGATTCTAAAGCAGAAAAAGAACATAAAAGAAAAACTTCCACTTCTCTTCATGCTGatggagctcagcaggacagCGAAACAAGGGATCCAAAAAAACAACTGGATAAAGTAGAAGTCAATACTGAAGAAGTGCAGAAGCAGAAATCCATATCTAAGaatgaaaaacatcccaaaaaagaTACTGACACAGAAATTCAACATATGAGAAATTCTGCCAAAAAAGAAGCCAAGTCTTACAGAGATAAAAATGAAAAGGACAGAACTGCTTTAGAAGATAAACTTCCTTTAAAGCACAAATATAAAGGAGATGGTATTCACAAGTCAGGTGAAGATGTTGAACTTCATTCATTTGAGCGAAGTTTGAAAGGAGAGGATGGTGGCCAGAAACATAATCAACAAATAAAGGTTTCCTCAGATGacaaaagtgaaagaaaaagcaaacaccGAAGTGAACGGAAAGTGTCAGTAACAGGGAAAGATGGAAAAAACCCTTCTGAATCAACCTTAAAAGCTGAAGAATTGCTgcggaaggaaaacaaaaaagacagaCATCTCTCAACAGACAAACCAAGAGCAGAATGCAAGACCAAAAGGTCCTTGAGTGATTCTAAGCCACAGAAGGATTCCCTAAGTGCCTCAAAACAACCTGGTTCAGCATCACACAGAAGGAGTGAAAGCTACTCAGAGGATAAGCGTGAAATAGAATCAACTAACTCTGACAGTAATGTAAAACTTGAAGATGGTGTTCATAAAGACAGACGAAGATCTAAGAGCCTTGCAGAAGACAAGATTTTGTTAAAGTCCAAGTCAAAGAGTCATAGTAAACAGTTCAAAGCATCTGAAACAGAATTACAAGAATTAACAAAACAAGACACTGGACAGAAGCTAGACAAAGATAAGAGCATGGAAGACAATGATTCAGATAAACAGCAGAAATCCAGGAATGAAGATAAAGGTTTAGAGGAGAGTGGTGCTGAGTTTCAGCTTGCAAGTGGCCCACAGTCAACTCAGGGATCACAAAAAGACTTTAGTCACAGAGTTAAGTTACATTCTGGAGAAAAAGGGGCTGTAAAAGAGAAATACAGAGGTGATAAAGACTTAAGTAATTCCAAACTAGAAAGAAGGTTTTCTGCTGAAGGTCATAAAAGCAGAAACTTAAAGCACAGCACCAAGGAAATAAAGAAGAAGGAAGAGAGCATCAAATTGGAAGATAAAGATACTAAAGAAATGGATAGTGGGCATGAAAGATTATCTAATGTCACAATGGCAGTGGataaaaaacaaagcaagaaagTCTCCTGTGAAAATAGGAAAGGCAGTATATCAAACCAAGATTTACTTAAGGAGGGAAAGCAATCGGTTAGCACAACTGAAAGCAGCCAGGTTCCAGCCTCTCAAAAGGCAACTATGAATAATGATGACTTGCATGCTGGTCATGAGGAAGAGCTGATTGAACTtgatttgaaaaaaacaaaagcacagGAAGCATCTAATATTGATGGAAAAAACATTCAAAACTCTCTCCATGCTACAGATGCCAAGTGTGCAGTAAAACAAAAAGTATCTCGTTCTATTTCAAATAAGGAGTTAAAACACAGCTTGGCAGATCCTGTACCTTGTGAATCACAGTTTCTGCCTGCAGCTGAAAAAACTGTTGAACAAGATACTTCTAATAAACAAGTTGGTGCCTTAGACtctttgtccaaaaaagcttccatgGCTCAAGGTCCCAGTAAACAAGGGGCTTACAAAACAAGTACTGTGTATGAAACAAGTGGTAGAATCTTAAAGAATGCATCCAGTAAGGATCAGGCTTCAAAAGATAGCAGAAGACCAAAGAATTTAAAAACTGTGATAAATTCTAATTCAGATGATGTTCCTTTAGCAATTAATTCTTCAAGAGAAGATGCTGCTGATGCAAAATCCATAGATATGGATACGTCAGATTCTACAGATTCTTTAGGTACCGTGTCTAAAGAATGCCACAATTCAGAGGGGACTTCCTTATTGGAAGATGCTTTCCTTATGAAGAATGATACAGCACAGGTTGTATACATGGAGCAAGATCGTGCAGTGCCAAGCTCTGTCATGAAAGATGGTGATAATACCATCGTGGCAAACAGTACGGGAAAAGGGAATGAGGTGTCCCGGCCTGATGAGCAGGCAAGGGAAGACAGTACAGCTGGGGTGTGTAGGCGAGAAGATTACAATGAAGCAGCAAAGTCAGATGGCTCTCAAAAAAGGAAGTtaaaaagaaaagagggaaaCTTGATGTCTGGCAAAACTGAAGATCATGGAGCAACAAAAGAACTtacaagaagaaaaggaagagagTGCTTGAATATAGATCCTTCCACAAAGGGAGAAAGAAGCACAATAATGGATAGTGTGGAAAAGAATAAGGTGCATGACACTGATAATATGATCCAGTCTTCCTCCGTTTTAGTGCCTGAAGGAGTTCCTGAGGAAAGTTTCAAAGGCCCTGTTTTAGCCAATGGGCAAGAAGGGACTAATGTGGTTGGCATGGACAAAAATGAAAGCAATGCTGTAGGTACCAGTGCAGGAAGTAGTAAGCTTAGTTTGTTGTATAGCAGCCTACAAAAAACTCCTGCCAGTGCAATAGGAACTAGCACAGAAAAGATCACTGAGAGCACTGCAATGGCAACTAGTacaggaggagaaggagctgaggGTACATCCCATTCTGGAAAGGACAGTGATGCTACAACCACTTGCTCAGAAGAAGGTGAGGTGACTGTAATCTGCACAAGCATAGAAGCTGATGAAGGTTTCACAACAGGGATATGGGTAAAACGTAGTGAGGACTGCAGTTCTGTCACAGGAGCAGATGTTGGTGACTGTACTGTTGCAGCAGCcgaagaaggtggtggcagtgTTGTCACTGAAGGATTAGCAGAAAGTGAAAGCTTCCTAACAAGTACAGAAGGAGAAGCAAATGGTGACTGTACCATGGTTGATGCAGAAGAAGGTGGTAAGGATTTAGTGAACCCAAGTGGAGTGGAAATCGAAGACAGTGTAAATagtgctgggacagaagaaaaagATGATGCTGTGACTAGTGCAGGCTCCGAAGAAAAGCCAAAGACCTCAACTTGTGTAGATACAGGCAAATTGGAAAGCTCTGTGTCCTGCTTAGTTGAAATGGAGAGCGATGGAGCTGTAACTAGTGCAGGGACAGAAACAGGTGAAGGGTCAACCAGTGGTGATAATTCAGGTGAATTTAGGGGCAATGTTACAGCTGGCCAAGTAAAAGAACATGAAAGTACTGTGACTTGCACAGGTGCAGAAGAAAGAGGTCATAACTTCATTGTGTGCTCTGTGACTGGTACAGATACCCAAGGAGAAAGTACCGTAACTGGTGCATGTGTTGCAGTGGTCACAGACAACAGTGCCACAGCTGGAACTAGCGGTGACAAATCTGAGGATATTGTAAATGGTGAAAGTGCAGTGACCAGCACAGGCATAACCCCAGAAGATGATGCTGAAATTTCAGCAGTCTGCACAGGGATAGAAGACAGCAGTGAGGGATTTGTAGTTTGTTTAGAAACTGAAAAATGTGAAAGTCTAATGGACAGTACAAGGGCAAAGGAAGAAACCAGTATCACTACAGTCAGTGTAGGTCTGTGTGATGATGAAGGTTTTGTGACTAGTACAGGCTCAAAAGAAGAGGATGAAGAAGGTGAGGACATCGTGAGCAGTACAGGAAGAGGAAATGAAGAAAATGAGCATGCTTCTACTTGTACAGGAGTGGAAAGTGAAAGTGCACTGATTTGTATCAGTGCAGAAGAAGGTGAAAGTTCCATTATCTGCATAGTTGCTGAACAAATGGAAGCTGAGTCAGGAGTGGCTGGCACAGATACAAATAAGCTTACTGTCGACAGCATGACAAGCGCAGAAAAAGAAGCTAATTGTGGCACAGACGGCAGAAGTGATAAAGGCATTGTTGAAAGCAGTGTGACCAGTGCAAGTGCTGCAGATGAGGGTGCCTTAGCTGCACAGACAGGAAAGCATGAAGGTACTTTGCTTCCCTCAGATGCTGGGGAATGTGAGGGTCCCATGACTAGTGCTATGGCCATGCAAGATAAGACACAGTTTGGTGCTGAAGATAAACATGAGAATGCCATGACTTCCTTTGACAGCAGAGGACTTGATGCCTCTATAAGTAGTGCAGTTCCAAAGGATGAGGCTTCTCTTACTCCTGCTGACAGAGAAGTAAAGGTAAAAGGTGATGTAATCTCTACCAGCACAGTGGAAGATGCTCCTTTACATTCAGCCACAGATGCTGAAGAGGGTCCACTTGCTGTTGCAAGAGTAAATGAAAGAGGGGAAAACTCTATGATCTTAATAGACTCTGAAGACACAGTGCCTatgcccagcacagctgcagagtTTCAAGAGTGTGTGAATACTTCCAGCAGTAAGCAGGAGAAAGATGAGTGTGCTATGATTTCCACCAGTATTGTGGAGGAATTTGAGGCTCCTATGTCAAGTGCAGCTATTGAATATGATTGTCAGATCCCCTCAGTGAAAACAGAAGAAATAAATGAGAATACCATGGTTTCTGTAGATATGGAGGTGTATGAGGTTCCCATGCCTAGTGAATCCAGCACAGGAGGAGGTGATAATGGTGATGATGGAAGTCACCCAGCTGCTAgtgggaaggaagaaaaggatgAGTGTGCCATGATCTCCACAAGTGTTGTGGAAGAACAAGTAATCCTAATGTCAAGTGAAGTCACAGAAGAGGTGATTCAACATATCTCAGACACGGAGTCAAAGAATGAAACATTAATGATCTCTACAAGTTCAGCAGAATGTTTTGAAGCTCCTATGTCTAGTGTAGCTGTGCAAGATGAAAACAAACTCACTGCTTCAGAAACAGAAGGAAGATATGAAGCTGCTATGATCACTACAAGCATGACAGAAGAATGTGAGATAGTTTTGATCAGTGCGGCACCACAAGCTGAAAGTCAGCTCATCGTAGCAGGAGATGAAGGTGCCATTCTCTCTCCAAATGCATCAGAGGAATGTAGGGTAGTGGAGACCACTGCAACTGTAGATGAACAGTTTGGACTAACTGCTTTCAATGCAGATGGGAAAAACAAAGGTTCTGTGATAATTGTGGAAGAATGTGGAGCTCCTGTGCTAAGAGTTGCAACTGACAGTGAAGATCAACACACTGCTTCAAATGTAGAAGATAAGGAGGAGGGAGCAGTGATCACTCTGAGCACAATGGAAGAATGTGATAGTCTCTTCACCTTCACAGTCATTGAAGAAAATCAACTTCCTGCTGAGAGCACAGAAGTGAAAGACAAAAGTGAAGAAATTTTTGATACTGCTAACCAGATTGAATGCATGCTGTCAACTACAGGCCCAGAAAAAAATGAGAATTCTTTGCTTGTTATTGGGAGAGAGAACGAGACACGTGAGAGTGGGGTGAGGACAGAATCAGCAGCATCTCAGGCCACAGCAGACAGTGAAATCACAGAAGCAGATGAAAATGCAGTGAACCTCGTGAGTGTAGATGAGGCCCTTTGTGTGGAGATTAGTACAGAGACTGTTGAGAGCCCTTCCCCAGAGGCAGGTGGGGATGATGAGCAAGCAGAAGATGTTTTGCACGAGGACGACACATCAGAACTCTCCAGTATGATTTCAGAAGCAGCGAAAGAGAGTGAAGCTGTAAAGAATGTAAACTATCAATTAAATTCAAATGTACTTCTAGAAAGTGACTCACCTGAAGTAAGGACTTCCCTGCCTAAGACACAGGTTCTTTCCTTAGTTTCTGCAAATGAAGTGACTGTGAACACCAACCATGGTGAAGTAACAACAGAAGCAAAACTAGGGAAGAAAAGGGACCTCACTTCGTTGCCTGTAGAAAAGCTATGTGACAGTGATGACAAAACCAGCTTGGTCAAAACAGGTGATACTGGCACTGAAGTTACTGTTCAGAAAAGTAATGCAACCTTTAATTCAG GCAATAATGCAGCCTTACCAAAGTCAACAGAAGAACTAGAAAGTACCTTGAGGACTGACAAG TCACAACAGCCTGAAAGTGCAAGAAGTGAAGAAGGATCTGTGGATCTTCAGACTAAAGAATTGCAAAAAG ATATCCCGCAGAGGAATATTCCTTTAGAAAGAGAAACTTCTCAT GTGGAAAACTTGGCTACCCAGATAACAGAAGAACATAGATCTGGAGGAATTCAACTTAAATCTCCagaaaaaatggatgaaaaaaaGT GCAACAAGCAGATTTCTCAGGATGTGCTAAAAGATGATGAACAAAGTCAGTGTTCCAAAATGAAACCTGGTAACGTTAAG GACGTTATTTCAGGTGATGCAGCAGAAGTGTCCAAAGAAATTGATGTAACACAAACACCTCCTAGAAGTACTGTGGAAGGAAAAG ATGAACCTAACTTTGAACGGGAAATGTCTGAAAAGAAAAAGCACAGTCCAGAATCAAATGAAAATTCTCCAGAG GAAAATCAGCCTGTAGTAGTGAAACGCAAAAGGGGCCGGCCTCGTAAATACCCTCTTGAAGCAGTACAGCCTGGTG GTGGGGAGTCAAAAGCTGATATGAGCACTGGGAAT ccGCAGTCTCCTACCTCTGCAAGTAGAGGGAAAACACCTCAAACAG